In Gadus macrocephalus chromosome 11, ASM3116895v1, a single genomic region encodes these proteins:
- the sdf2l1 gene encoding stromal cell-derived factor 2-like protein 1 has protein sequence MQPLNDRPSLDSGLRVLLLAPWLLVLFLASCDGRESDQDLVTCGSLVKLLNTRHNVRLHSHDVKYGSGSGQQSVTGVESADDANSYWRVRGQTGGPCQRGAAVRCGQAIRITHMTTGRNLHTHHFTSPLSNNQEVSAFGEGGEGDDLDVWAVQCDGPHWARDDAVRFMHVGTQVYLSVTGEQYGHPIRGQREVHAMPSANQHNWWRAMEGVYIQPSAPPLRHDEL, from the exons ATGCAGCCTCTGAACGACCGCCCCTCTCTGGACTCCGGGCTCCGGGTCCTGCTCTTGGCCCCGTGGCTCCTGGTGCTGTTCCTCGCTTCCTGTGACGGCCGGGAGTCGGACCAGGACCTGGTCACCTGCGGGTCCCTGGTGAAGCTCCTCAACACGCGACACAACGTGCGGCTCCACTCACATGACGTCAAGTACGGCTCCG gcagcgggcagcagtcTGTGACGGGCGTGGAGAGTGCCGACGATGCCAACAGCTACTGGAGGGTGCGCGGGCAGACGGGGGGGCCGTGCCAGCGGGGGGCGGCCGTGCGCTGTGGGCAGGCCATCCGCATCACTCACATGACCACCGGACGCAACCTCCACACCCACCACTTCACCTCGCCGCTGTCCAACAACCag gaggTGAGTGCGTTCGGCGAGGGCGGTGAGGGTGACGACCTGGACGTGTGGGCGGTGCAGTGCGACGGGCCGCACTGGGCCCGGGACGACGCCGTGCGCTTCATGCACGTGGGCACACAGGTGTACCTGAGCGTGACGGGCGAGCAGTACGGCCACCCCATCCGCGGGCAGCGCGAGGTGCACGCCATGCCCTCGGCCAATCAGCACAACTGGTGGCGCGCCATGGAGGGCGTGTACATCCAGCCCAGCGCCCCGCCCCTCCGCCACGACGAGCTCtga
- the LOC132467733 gene encoding interleukin-17D-like: protein MDNIQLFVLCVFALHQSLAMPLGSQCMDESYCSLPDYYGQLINLPHRINERSIASWTYVENIDLDRIPRIIHEAYCHSSHSCQGVEGPSSLETIPISLRVPVLKRNPACFPRASYSLEYESINIACICAVSRSS from the exons CTCttcgtgctgtgtgtgtttgcgctgcACCAGAGCCTAGCCATGCCTCTGGGCAGCCAGTGCATGGACGAGTCCTACTGCAGCCTGCCCGACTACTACGGCCAGCTCATCAACCTGCCACACCGCATCAACGAGAGGAGCATCGCTTCCTGGACCTACGT GGAGAACATTGACCTGGACCGGATCCCCCGGATCATCCACGAGGCCTActgccacagcagccactcctgCCAGGGCGTGGAGGGCCCGTCCAGCCTGGAGACCATCCCCATCTCCCTGAGGGTGCCGGTCCTGAAGAGGAACCCTGCCTGCTTCCCCAGGGCCAGCTACTCCCTGGAGTACGAGTCCATCAACATCGCCTGCATCTGTGCCGTGTCCCGGAGCAGCTGA